A section of the Bombus fervidus isolate BK054 chromosome 9, iyBomFerv1, whole genome shotgun sequence genome encodes:
- the LOC139991125 gene encoding uncharacterized protein: MQMQRDLDISMVLSTFFLRNIGLWITDYPTEERRMKIMIICTIWNSIFATIVITRDLYFTVLYRGDILYVTTNILTVTMGLTKICIIMKHKEEFMKLIMYVQQNFWNVKYDFREKEILDNCKKTCTFFVCSVTVMGTCAILAYLTTPLIANVGKNKSERAFPFNMWLNLPLSVSPYYEMIFILQTISMYYVSVSYFCFDNVFCILAIHLAGQFRILRYRFTKLCDMERRMKKNDTKPALTEHVHVFYEKLKTCIRHHQTLITFCDRLENVYTMLIFGQVLVFSVLICLFAYQGLLAGAPLARRSIFIFLLVGSMALLFMFTYSCDGVIEHSEKVAIGAYSALWTIMPMNKSGRMLRNDLTMVIGRSRRVCCLTANKFFPVSLETYTTILSTAISYFTLLRNRVEDEILLELGAHHLSRLRMTSKRDRDLSITVVSFYMKIVGFWPVNNHVEVRWRNFATIYTTFAILVAIVVETRDLYFTWGDFGGTVYIVCNLVTIVLVLFKILVCFVYKKELLSLIRYAKTNFWHSNYDSHERMIVDRCKRTCTVLVCVFTFFAQGTVISYVIGPIQACLDQTKLIKLALSTYLYYSANIGRNETNRILPFNIWLNTPIFYMTPYFEVEFIIQVLCLYHVGVCYLCFDNILCIINLHTAGQFRILQYRLENMCGVNNNGKLSYSICKYMKLKTYIQQHQMLIEYCKKLEQVFNLIVLGQVSLFSLLMCLDGYLVLMEDAPLTRRLIFLFHITGCMCQLLMFTYSCDCLIRDSTNVANAAYKSLWSVLPMDKYGKILRRDLMLIIMRSNIPCCLTASGFFVVSLETYTGILSTAASYFTLLRNHASDTP, from the exons ATGCAAATGCAACGGGACTTGGACATATCAATGGTCCTGTCGACATTTTTCTTGAGGAATATCGGTCTATGGATAACCGACTATCCCACGGAAGAACGTCGGATGAAAATAATGATCATTTGCACAATATGGAATTCTATATTTGCCACGATCGTTATTACCAGAGATTTATATTTCACTGTGTTGTACAGAGGC GATATTCTTTACGTTACTACCAACATATTAACCGTGACAATGGGTTTAACCAAGATATGTATCATAATGAAGCATAAAGAGGAATTTATGAAACTGATCATGTACGTTCAACAAAATTTTTGGAACGTCAAGTACGATTTTcgcgagaaagaaattttggaTAATTGCAAGAAAACTTGCACCTTCTTCGTCTGTTCCGTCACCGTCATGGGTACATGCGCTATACTAGCTTATCTAACAACACCGCTTATCG CAAATgttggaaaaaataaatccGAAAGAGCATTTCCTTTCAACATGTGGCTGAATTTACCATTGTCTGTGTCGCCTTATTacgaaatgatatttattctACAG ACGATAAGTATGTATTACGTATCGGTAAGCTATTTTTGCTTCGATAATGTTTTCTGCATCTTGGCCATACACTTGGCTGGTCAGTTTCGCATACTTCGATACAGGTTTACAAAACTGTGCGACATGGAACGTCGgatgaagaaaaatgatacgAAACCGGCGTTAACAGAGCACGTGCATGTGTTTTACGAGAAATTGAAGACATGCATTCGACACCATCAGACGCTCATCACTTTCTGCGACAGGCTTGAAAACGTGTATACGATGTTGATATTTGGACAAGTGTTGGTATTTAGCGTGTTGATTTGCCTGTTTGCTTATCAGGGATTATTG GCTGGTGCTCCTCTTGCGAGACGCTCCATCTTCATCTTTCTTTTAGTCGGCTCAATGGCTCTATTGTTTATGTTCACCTATAGCTGTGACGGTGTGATAGAACACAGCGAGAAAGTCGCTATAGGAGCATATTCGGCGCTCTGGACGATCATGCCAATGAACAAATCCGGGAGGATGCTTCGAAACGATCTAACAATGGTGATTGGGCGATCGAGACGAGTTTGTTGTCTCACCGCGAACAAATTTTTCCCTGTGTCACTGGAAACTTACACCACG ATTTTGTCTACCGCAATATCATATTTCACTTTGTTGAGAAATCGCGTAGAAGACGAAATT CTCTTGGAGCTTGGAGCACACCACCTTTCAAGACTCAGAATGACCTcgaagagagacagagatcTTTCAATCACCGTCGTGTCCTTCTACATGAAAATCGTTGGCTTTTGGCCGGTGAATAATCACGTGGAAGTACGTTGGAGGAACTTTGCTACGATTTATACAACTTTCGCGATTCTCGTCGCCATCGTGGTCGAAACGAGGGATCTGTACTTCACTTGGGGAGATTTTGGC GGTACTGTATACATCGTGTGCAACCTCGTAACTATTGTTCTAGTTTTGTTCAAAATTTTGGTTTGTTTTGTATACAAAAAGGAGTTGCTTAGTTTGATACGATACGCGAAAACGAATTTTTGGCATTCGAATTACGATTCACACGAACGAATGATTGTGGATAGGTGTAAACGTACTTGTACGGTTCTCGTTTGCGTCTTCACTTTCTTCGCTCAAGGAACAGTTATCTCTTACGTGATAGGACCGATTCAAG CTTGCCTTGatcaaacgaaattaattaaactagCTTTGTCaacgtatttatattattcagcAAATAttggaagaaacgaaacaaatCGGATACTTCCATTCAACATATGGTTGAACACACCGATATTCTACATGACACCGTACTTTGAGGTCGAGTTTATCATACAG GTTTTGTGCCTGTATCATGTTGGCGTGTGCTATCTTTgtttcgataatattttatgcattatAAATCTACATACTGCTGGACAGTTTCGTATCTTACAATACAGACTTGAAAATATGTGCGGTGTAAATAACAACGGAAAATTGTCGTACagcatatgtaaatatatgaaacttAAAACTTACATTCAGCAACATCAAATGCTCAttgaatattgtaaaaaacTCGAGCAAGTGTTTAATTTGATCGTGCTTGGACAAGTGTCGCTCTTCAGCTTATTAATGTGCCTCGATGGATATTTAGTACTTATG GAAGACGCTCCTCTTACGAGACGCCTTATTTTCCTATTTCATATAACGGGTTGCATGTGTCAACTGCTGATGTTCACCTATAGTTGCGATTGTCTGATACGAGACAGTACGAACGTAGCTAATGCCGCCTACAAAAGCTTATGGTCGGTTCTGCCAATGGACAAATATGGGAAAATATTACGGAGAGACTTGATGTTGATTATCATGAGATCTAATATACCATGTTGTCTGACCGCCAGTGGATTCTTCGTCGTATCGCTGGAAACGTATACCGGA ATTCTAAGTACCGCAGCATCGTACTTTACGTTGTTGAGAAATCATGCAAGCGATACGCCTTAA